Within Sorangiineae bacterium MSr11367, the genomic segment CCGCTGCGTGCCAATCCTTTCACGCTCTGCGTGGGGCAAAGCGGGCGCTCCCGCGATACGCGCACGTGCGTGCAACGCGTGGCGCGTCTGCACCGGGACAATCCGTCGGTGGCGCTGCGGTCGCTCGAGGCCCTCGGGCTTCTCGCGCAGAGCGGGGTGGACGCCATCCTGCGCGGCGATCGCGCGGCCCTCGGCAGGGCGATGAACCACAACCAAGAGGAGCTCTCGGTCCTCGGCGTCTCGTGCGACGAGATCGATGCGATGTGCGTGGCGGCACGGCGTGCGGGGGCGCTGGGCGTCAAGCTCACCGGCGGCGGGGGAGGGGGATCGGTCATCGCGCTCGCCGACGATCCCGAGCGCGTGCGGGGCGCGTGGAAGCAGGCGGGCTTCGAGTCCTTCGTCGCGGCCGTCGGGGGCGCGCAGCCGCTCGAGACGGCAGGGGCGGCGTAACGCAGTCTTTTATCCAGTCCAAGGAGACGACCATGAGTGTTTCGAGAATTCCGCGCTTTTACAAACTCTCCGTCGAGGAGCGTCACGTCGAGCTTCGAGGGAGGCTCGATCTCGACGACGACGATCTGCGCATCTTGGAATCGGGCTGGCACGGCTCGCTCTCGATCGATGCCGCCAACAACATGGTCGAGAACGTGATCAGCACGCACGCCTTGCCGCTCGGCCTTGGGCTGAATTTTCGCGTCAACGATCGCGACTACATCGTTCCGATGTGCGTCGAGGAGCCGTCGGTCATCGCGGCGGCATCGAACGCGGCCAAATCGGTCCGCGACGGCGGTGGATTCACCGCCGATGCCGATCCGCCCATCATGATTGCGCAAGTCCAGATCGTGGGCGTGCCGGACACCAACGTTGCGTGCGTCGAAATCCTCGCGCGACGGGCCGAGCTGATGGCCGCGTGCGATGCCGCCATTCCGTCGCTGGTGCGCCGCGGGGGCGGTGCGCGCGGTATCGAGGTGCGCACCTTGGTCGCGAGCAGCGAGCACGAGCCGGGCATGCTCGTCGTCCATCTGCTCGTCGATTGCCAAGACGCCATGGGCGCGAACATGGTGAACACCGTCGCCGAGTCGGTGGCCAGGCGCCTCGCGGAGCTCGCGGGCGGTGAGCCGGGGCTGCGCATCTTGTCGAACCTTGCCGATCGACGCCTCGTCCGCGTGCGATGCTTGGTGCCGCTCCACGCGCTCGAGACGAAGAACTTCTCCGGCGAGCGCGTGCGCGACGGCGTCGTTGCCGCGAGCCGCTTCGCCGAGCTCGACCCCTACCGCGCGGCCACGCACAACAAGGGGATCATGAACGGCGTCGATGCCGTCGTTTTGGCCACGGGCAACGATTGGCGCGGTGTCGAAGCCGGCGCCCACGCGTACGCTGCGCGCGATGGCCGCTACCGCCCGCTCGCCATCTGGCGCGTCGGCCCCGGCGGCATGCTCCAGGGCGATCTCGAAATGCCCATGGTGGTCGGCACCGTCGGCGGCACGACCCGGGCGCATCCGGGTGCGCGCCTCGTGATGAAGCTGCTCGGCCACCCTGGCGCCGCCGAGCTGGGGATGCTCATCGCATCGGTGGGCCTGGCGTCGAACCTGTCCGCGCTGCGTGCGCTGGCGTGCGAAGGGATCCAGCGCGGCCACATGTCGCTGCACGCGCGCTCGGTGGCCATGAATGCGGGGGCATCGGGCGCACTGGTCGAGCAAGTGGCGCGGGAACTCTCCGAGCTGGGCGACGTGCGTCTCGAGCGCGCGGTCGCCATCATGGCGCGCTACACCGCCACCTCCGACGCTCTGGCCGACGCGGGGGAATGATGGCGTCCTATTATTTGACCAAGGTCCGCGAGGTCACCTGGACGGAGTGGAAGGACGAGTTCGAAGCGCTGTTCGATCTCATCGGCGGCTGGCTCTTCGGCGCTGCGATCGACCACGGCGCCGGCGACCCGTTCCTCCCCGAGAATTACGTGGCATTCGTCGATCGCCGCGGGAAAGAACACGCGCGCCTTCCCGACATCAACGGCTTCTACATGCTCGAGTGCCTGGTGCGGCGCGGCCTGGGCATCGCCTTGGACCCCGACGTGGTTCACCACCTCGACGAATTCGGCAATGGCACGGTTTGCGGCTGGTGGAAGCGCAAAGACATCGTGCGCGGCAAATCCTTTTTCGTCGGCCGCCGCCCGACCAAAGTCGTCCACGACGTCGACGACACCGCCTGGTGGTGCAAGCTCCGCAAGGTCCCCGCGGGCGATGCGCAGCTCCAGCCGTTCCTCTCCGAAGACTCGCTCCCGCGCCGCTTTCACGAGGCCGCCCTGCGTTGCGGAAGCGATGCACGCTACATCCTGCGTACGTGGGAAAAGCGCGATTGGCACAAATGGGATTGCGATCTGTTGTGCATGGCCAACATGATCACGGCCTTGCCGCTCGAAGGGACGCGGCTGCAAGCCCGCGTGTTCGAGGAGAACGCGGGCCTCATCAACGGCGCCATCTCGAGCGGCTGGTACGAGGAGCTGATGATGTACTACGAGCCCAAGGTCGTGGGCGCGTGCCTGCTCCTTCTCTACGATCGCGAGCACCGTCCGTACCTCACGGACGTGTCGCGGCGCGTGCTGCAAGCGGCCATCGAGCGCGATCTCGCGCGGCTCGATCGCGAGGAGCTCTGCTCGCGGTGGGCGGGGGACGACCGCAAGACGTACATCCACGGCTACAACCTGTGCTGGCGAAACTCCGTTTTACCGCGGCTCTTGGCGAGTTACGCGCGTCGCCATCTGCTCACCAATGAGCTTCGTCGTTTGGTCGGGGGTGCATCATGAGCGCGTTCGAACGACTCTCCGGGCGCGTGCGTCCCCGTGTCGAGGCGGAGCTCGAGGCATGCCTCGATGCGATGCTCGATCGCGCGCAGGGCTACGGGCCGCCGGTGGCCGCCACCGTGGCCGCGCTGCGGGCGCTCGTCCTCCGCGGCGGCAAGCGCTTTCGACCGATTCTTCTCGCCGGTGCCTACGAGGCGTGCGGTGGCGAGGGCGGTGCCGATCGGGTGGCGATGGCCGGTGTGGCGCTGGAGCTTCTTCAAGCGTACCTGCTGACGCACGACGATTGGATGGACGACGACGACACGCGCCGTGGCGGCCCCACAGTGCACGCTGCGCTTCGCGAGGCCTTTGGCTCACCCCGCGCCGGCGCCGTTTCCGCGGTGCTGGCGGGCGATCTCACCGTGAGCTATGCGCAGCGCGCCTTGCTCGCCGTGCGTGGACCGGCGGAGCGCATGGTCGATGCCTTCAGCGAGTTCGTACGCATGCAGGTCGACGTGGTGTACGGGCAGCTCATCGACGTGCACGCCGAGGCGCCCGATCGCGCTGCCGTCGAAGTGATGCACGATCTGAAGACCTCGAGCTACACCGTGCGCGGTCCCATCGCGCTCGCGGCCGCCCTTGCCGGTGCTCCCGTCGACGTGCGCACGGCGCTGGAGCGCTTCGCGGTGCCGCTCGGCATCGCGTTCCAGTTGCGCGACGATCTGCTCGGCACCTTCGGCGATTCCGCGACCACGGGAAAGTCGTCGGATGGCGATCTGCGCAAGGGAAAGCGCACGTCGCTGGTCGTGGAGCTGCTGGCGGTTCCAGGGTCACGCGGCATCTTGGATCGCGTTCTCGGCCGCGCCGACGCCGATCCCGCGGATGTTGCGCGGGTGATGGCTCGGATGGTGGAATCCGGGGCGCGCGCGCGGGTCGAGGATCGGCTGGCGGCACTGCTGGCCGAGGCCAGCGCGGCACTGGATGCGGCGCCCATCGAGGCCGAAGCGCGCGACGCGCTTCATGGTGCGGTGCTCGCGCTCGGGGTGCGCAACCAATGAGTGCGCTCGCCGAGGAGCCCGCCGAGCTACGGGTTGCGGCACCGGGAAAGCTCGTCGTGACGGGCGGGTACGCGGTGCTCGAGGGGGCGCCGGCCATCGTCGTTGCGGTCGACCGTCACGCGGTGGCCGACGCGTGGTTCCTCGTCTCGCCGTCACCGCTGCGTGAGGTGCACGCGGCATTTCGCGACGAGCTGGCCCCGTCGGTCGATGTGTCCGCGCTCTACGAAGGCGGCTCGAAGCTCGGCCTCGGCTCGAGCGCCGCCGCGCTGGTCGCGGCCCTCGGCGCCGACGCCGCCGCGCGCGGGGAGGACATCCGCCGCACCACCACCCGCGCAGCCCTCTTCGAGCGCGCCCGGCGCGCGCACGGCGAAGCGCAGGGCGGGGGAAGCGGCATCGACGTCGCTGCGAGCGTCTATGGCGGCGCCCTCTGCTATTCCGTGGTGCGCGGGACGGCCTTCGCCCACGCCGTGCAGCTGCCCGAGAGCCTCCACCTCGTCGCCTTTTGGAGCGGAACGAGCGCGCGCACGAGCGATCTCTTGGCCCGCGTGCGCACGCTCCGAGACGCGGATCCCGATCGGCATCGCACGCACATGAAGGCGCTGACCGAGGCCTCGACGGCGGCCGTCGATGCTTTGGACGGTGGCGACGCGCCAAGCTTCATCACCGCCGCGCGTGCATTCGGCGATTCCCTCGCGGCCTTGGGCGATGCCGCCGGCGCACCGATTTCGCCGCCGGCCTTTCGCGAACTGGCCGCGCGGGCGGCGGGGGAGGGGGCCACGTTCCTTCCGTCGGGCGCGGGCGGCGGCGACGTGGGGCTCTTCCTGGGCACGGCGCGCCCCTCGTGCGACTTCCGCGTGCACGCCGAGTCCCTGGGGATGCGGCCCGTTGGGCTGCGCGTCGACTACGACGGCGTGCACGTTCTGTGATGCGACGGTCTCCGCGCGCTCGCGCCGCGCGCGAGACGCCCGAACGGACGTCCATCCGTTATGTTGGATATTGACCGCTTCTGTTTTCGAAATCCTAACAACGGACCATAAGAATCCCTGGGCCGTGTGGGACAAGCCCGGCGAGGGCCAAGGGTTCTTCGACGGTAAGAAGTGAGCCGCCCCACCCCCATTCGACCCGCCCCCACGATTTTTTTGGAAGCCTGTAGAAACCGACGAAGCTTGCCCGTCATGGGTGCAGAAAGGGAGTAAACCCATGAAGATCAAGCTGATGACCGTGTATGTCGACGACCAGGAGAAGGCGCTGAACTTCTATACGAAGGTGCTCGGATTCGTGAAGAAGGCCGACTTCAGCAACGGCCCGTACCGCTGGCTCACCGTGGTTTCGTCCGAAGAGCCGGATGGCACCGAGCTCCAGCTGGCGAAGAACGACAACCCCGCGGCCAAGGCCTACCAGGAGGCGCTGTTCCAGCAGGGTCAGCCCGCCGTCATGTTTCACACCAGCGACGTGCAGGCCGACTATGATCGGATGACGGCCCGTGGTGCCGAGTTCACCATGCCGCCGACCGATGTCACGGCCTCCAAGATTGCCAGCTTGAAGGACACCTGCGGCAATCTCATCCAGCTGACGCAGTTGATGCGCTACTAAGGAGCGAACGACATGCGATTCATGATGCTGATCCACCACGACGAAGCCGCCCTCACCCCCGCCGTGCAGAAGGGACTCGTGGGCGAATACGGCGCCTTCCTCGCGGCGCTGGCCAAGGCCGATGGCGCCAGCGCGGGCGAGCGGCTGAAGCCTAGTTCGGCGGCGACCACCGTGCGCGAGCAGGACGGGAAGCTCGATGTGCTCGACGGTCCCTATGCCGACACGAAGGAGCAGCTGGGTGGCTACTTCTTCATCGAAGCGGCGAGCCTCGACGAGGCCATCGCCTGGGCCAAGCGCTGCCCCTCGGTCAAATACGGCTCGATCGAGATCCGACCCGTCTACAACATTCAGACGGACTGGAAGGGCTGATGGTCGAACACGAGGTCGGTCGTGCCGCCGAGCGCGTGGCGCGCGAAAGCTACGGCCGCCTCGTTGCCTACCTCGCCGCGCGCAACCGCGATGTGGCGAGCGCCGAAGATGCCCTCAGCGAGGCCTTTGCCGCCGCGTTGCGCACGTGGCCAGTGGACGGTGTGCCGGACAATCCGGATGCCTGGCTGCTGACCGCGGCGCGGCGGCGGCAGATCGATGCCGCCCGCCGAAACCAGACCCGCAAGGCCGGGGAGGAGCACATTCAGCGGATCGGAGACGAGATCGAGGCGATGGCGGAGGAGCAGGATGCGATCCCCGACCGACGGCTCGCGCTGATGTTTGCCTGCGCGCATCCGGCGATCGAGCGCAGCGTGCGCACGCCGTTGATCCTCCAGACCATCCTCGGCCTGACCGCCGAGGACATCTCCGCGGCCTTCTTGATCCCGCCCGGGACGATGGGTCAGCGGCTGGTGCGGGCCAAGCTCCGCATTCGTGATGCGGGCATCCCGTTTCGCGTGCCCGATCCCGAGGAATTGCCTGAACGCCTCGGCGCTGTGCTCGACGCCATCTATGCTGCCTACACCAAGGGCTGGCACGAGGTGGGCGATGACGCCGTCCCCGAGGTTGCCGACGAGGCGATCTGGCTGGGGCGGCTCGTCGTGTCCTTGCTCCCCGATGAGCCCGAAGCGAAGGGCATGCTGGCGCTCATGCTCTACACCGCGGCCCGTCGCGAAGCCCGGCGCGATGCGGCCGGCACGTATCTGCCGCTCGAACAGCAGGACACCGGGCTGTGGGACGAGTCCCGGATTGCGCTGGCCGAGAACCTTCTTCATCAGGCGAATACCGCTGCGGGGCCGAGCGGCCGCTATCAGATCGAAGCGGCGATTCAGTCCGCGCACGTCACCCGCCGCCTGACCGGCGTTTCCAATTGGCCGGCGGTCGTCGCGCTCTACGACCATTTGTTCGGACTCACGGGCTCGCCGGTCGT encodes:
- a CDS encoding hydroxymethylglutaryl-CoA reductase, degradative, translated to MSVSRIPRFYKLSVEERHVELRGRLDLDDDDLRILESGWHGSLSIDAANNMVENVISTHALPLGLGLNFRVNDRDYIVPMCVEEPSVIAAASNAAKSVRDGGGFTADADPPIMIAQVQIVGVPDTNVACVEILARRAELMAACDAAIPSLVRRGGGARGIEVRTLVASSEHEPGMLVVHLLVDCQDAMGANMVNTVAESVARRLAELAGGEPGLRILSNLADRRLVRVRCLVPLHALETKNFSGERVRDGVVAASRFAELDPYRAATHNKGIMNGVDAVVLATGNDWRGVEAGAHAYAARDGRYRPLAIWRVGPGGMLQGDLEMPMVVGTVGGTTRAHPGARLVMKLLGHPGAAELGMLIASVGLASNLSALRALACEGIQRGHMSLHARSVAMNAGASGALVEQVARELSELGDVRLERAVAIMARYTATSDALADAGE
- a CDS encoding polyprenyl synthetase family protein, producing the protein MSAFERLSGRVRPRVEAELEACLDAMLDRAQGYGPPVAATVAALRALVLRGGKRFRPILLAGAYEACGGEGGADRVAMAGVALELLQAYLLTHDDWMDDDDTRRGGPTVHAALREAFGSPRAGAVSAVLAGDLTVSYAQRALLAVRGPAERMVDAFSEFVRMQVDVVYGQLIDVHAEAPDRAAVEVMHDLKTSSYTVRGPIALAAALAGAPVDVRTALERFAVPLGIAFQLRDDLLGTFGDSATTGKSSDGDLRKGKRTSLVVELLAVPGSRGILDRVLGRADADPADVARVMARMVESGARARVEDRLAALLAEASAALDAAPIEAEARDALHGAVLALGVRNQ
- a CDS encoding VOC family protein gives rise to the protein MKIKLMTVYVDDQEKALNFYTKVLGFVKKADFSNGPYRWLTVVSSEEPDGTELQLAKNDNPAAKAYQEALFQQGQPAVMFHTSDVQADYDRMTARGAEFTMPPTDVTASKIASLKDTCGNLIQLTQLMRY
- a CDS encoding YciI family protein translates to MRFMMLIHHDEAALTPAVQKGLVGEYGAFLAALAKADGASAGERLKPSSAATTVREQDGKLDVLDGPYADTKEQLGGYFFIEAASLDEAIAWAKRCPSVKYGSIEIRPVYNIQTDWKG